The Pseudomonas parafulva genome window below encodes:
- a CDS encoding ABC transporter permease, giving the protein MNANHRGRYLALLCLLPFAVFFIVFQIAPLVWVAIASLQGEGGWGLENFSKIFTSKFYLQAIERSLQISFWSSLFGIVIATLGAYSLRQVDSRLRDFVSAFANMTSNFAGVPLAFAFIILLGFNGALTLALKEIGLLDDFSIYSSTGLIIVYTYFQIPLGVLLLYPAFDALRKDWRESAALLGASHWQFWRHIGLPVLTPALLGTFVILLANALGAYATVYALTTGNFNVLPIRIAALVAGDITLDPNLGSALAMVLVGLMTLVTMVHQWLLKRSYHAR; this is encoded by the coding sequence GTGAATGCCAACCACCGCGGCCGCTACCTGGCCCTGCTCTGCCTGTTACCCTTCGCCGTGTTCTTCATCGTCTTCCAGATCGCCCCGCTGGTCTGGGTGGCGATTGCCAGCCTGCAAGGCGAAGGCGGATGGGGCCTGGAGAATTTCAGCAAGATATTCACTTCCAAGTTCTACCTCCAGGCCATCGAACGCAGCCTGCAGATCAGCTTCTGGTCGAGCCTGTTCGGTATCGTCATCGCCACCCTCGGCGCCTACTCCCTGCGCCAGGTCGATTCGCGCCTGCGCGATTTCGTCAGCGCCTTCGCCAACATGACCAGCAACTTCGCCGGCGTGCCCCTGGCCTTCGCCTTCATCATCCTGCTCGGCTTCAACGGCGCCTTGACCCTGGCGCTCAAGGAGATCGGCCTGCTGGACGATTTCAGCATCTACTCCAGCACCGGCCTGATCATCGTCTACACCTACTTCCAGATCCCGCTGGGGGTGCTGCTGCTCTACCCAGCCTTCGACGCCTTACGTAAAGACTGGCGCGAGTCGGCCGCCCTGCTCGGTGCCAGCCACTGGCAGTTCTGGCGGCACATCGGCCTGCCGGTTCTCACCCCGGCGCTGCTGGGCACGTTCGTGATCCTGCTGGCCAATGCGCTGGGCGCCTACGCCACGGTCTACGCCTTGACCACCGGCAACTTCAATGTGCTGCCGATTCGTATCGCCGCGCTGGTCGCTGGCGACATCACTCTCGATCCCAACTTGGGCAGCGCCCTGGCCATGGTGCTGGTGGGGCTCATGACCCTGGTCACGATGGTCCATCAATGGCTGCTGAAAAGGAGCTACCATGCGCGTTGA